Genomic window (Syntrophaceae bacterium):
GGGGCAGCCTCAGGACGGCCCCCAGGATCGCCGCCATCACGCGGTGGCTCAGCAGGGCCTGGGTGTCGAAAATCAGGTTCTGGAGCTTTCCCCGCTCCAGGGCCATGAGAATCAGCCTGCGCGCCGAGTCGACGGGCGTGATCACCCGCTCGGGGCGGCTCGCCAGGGCCATGGCGCCTGTCTTGCAGCTCCGGACACAGACGCCGCAACCCAGGCAGGCGTCGTCGTCCACCGCGGCCTTCTTCTTCGTGCGCTTCTTCGGGTCCGCGGCGGACCGGAGGGCGACCGCCCCGACCGGGCAGACGCCGACGCAGAGGCCGCAGCCCGTGCATTTGCTCCCGTCCACGACGGGCAGGAAGTTCGTCGTGTGGACGGGGTGCAGGTGGACGAACTTCCGGGCGGCGATCATGGCCTCGCAGCAGCAGCCGCAGCAGTTGCAGATGAAGCTCACCTGGCGCTGGACGTTCTCGCCGAACTGGACGAGGTTGTGCTCGTAGGCCGTTTCCAGCAGGCCCATGCACTCCGCCGCCGTGACGGGCCGGACGATCCCGTGGCGGATGAGGGAATCGGCGGCGCGGTTGAAGGTCATGCAGATGTCCATGGGGGCGTCGCAGGCCCTTCCCACGTGACCCATCTTGTGCCGGCAGTAGCACATGGCGATCCCGATGTGGGACGCCGTCTGGATGACGCGGCTGGCCCGCTCGTAGTCCAGGACGTGAAGGCCGCTGTCGGTCGGCAGAGCCGGTTCGTGAACGAGGACGCGCCCCAGCTGGGTCTTGCCCGCCACGAAGAGGGCCTTGATGAAATCCTCCTCCACGTTGATGTACTGGTAGTACAGCTCGCTCAAGGCCTTCTGGTCGAGGTCGGCCCGCAGGCGCATCATCGAGAACTCGAAGAAACCCGCCATCGGGGGCGGCAGAACATAGACGCGGCCGCCGTCCCGCTCGATGTCGAGGAGAATCCCCCGGTCGGCAAGTCCGTCCAGGACGCCTGCGGCCTTCTTCTCCGGCATGTTCCAGACCGCGGCGGCCTTCTTCGCATCAAAGGGCCGGATGGGCAGCAGCGAGACGAGCTCTGCCTCCCGCTCCGAAAAGAGCATGCGGAGGATTCCGTAGAGAAGCTCCGAAGGCGGGGCACCCTGGGGGAACTGGTTGATTCGCTCCGCGAGACGGTGGTAGGCGTTTTTGAGTCGCTGATGGGCCACGGCCGGGCTCCGGTCCTTGGGATGAGTTTCATCATTCTACCAGAATAAGGCCCGTTTACAACCGGCTATGAACAGACGAGGTTGAGACGGTAAGAAGGTGAGAAGGGTGGATATGGCAGGGGTGAACAGATTTCTCCCCGCTGCTCCAACCTTCATACCCTCTTACCCTCTCACTTTCTGATTTGCATGTCAGCATTCGTCATCAGCAGGACGAACATGGACAGGCGACACCCGTTGACAGATCCCCCGTCAACCTATATGAGGTCCAAAGCAAAGAAGGGGTTGAGACCATTGCCGTCGCCATCGGACAGACTGAAGCGCCTCCGGGCGAGACTGCACGCCGTCATGCGGGCCGACCGCGTCGCCCTGCTGAGGGAGATCGGAAAGCTGCAGTCCGCGAAAAGCCCCGAGGGTCTCGAGCACGCAATCGACCGGCTCGAGAGGCGGCTCGAGCGGGCTTCCGCGAAGAAGGACAGGCGCCGGGCGGGCCTCCCGCCGGTGCGCTACCCCGCGGCCCTGCCGATCACAGCCCGGCGGGCCGACATCGTCGAGGCCATCCGCGAAAACCCCGTCGTCGTCATCACCGGCGAGACGGGCTCGGGCAAGACCACGCAGATCCCCAAGATGTGCATCGAGGCGGGCCGGGGCATCGACGGCCGGATCGGCTGCACGCAGCCCCGCAGGGTGGCCGCCGTCACGGTGAGCCAGCGCATCGCCGAGGAGATGGGCGAGGAGCCCGGCCGCTCGGTGGGCTACAAGATCCGCTTCGAGGAGCGCACCTCGCCCGAGGGGTTCATCAAGATCATGACGGACGGCATCCTCCTCATGGAGGCCCAGGCCGACCCCCATCTCAACGAGTACGACACGATCATCGTCGACGAGGCGCACGAGCGCAGCCTCAACATCGATTTCGTCCTGGGCATGCTGAAAACCCTCCTGCGAAGGCGCAGGGACCTCAAGGTCGTCATCACCTCCGCCACGATCGACACGGAAAAATTCTCCGCCGCCTTCGGGGGTGCGCCCATCATCGAGGTCTCGGGGCGGCTCTACCCCGTGGAGATCCGCTACGAGCCCCTCGAGGAAGACCCCGAGGAGGTCACCCACGTCGAGGCCGCCGTCCGCGTCGTCGACGATCTGCTCGACGGCGGCGGGGGCGGGGACATCCTCGTCTTCATGCCCACGGAGCAGGACATCCGCGATGCCTGCGAGATGCTCGAGGGGCGCGGCCGCCGGGGCGTGAAGATTCTGCCCCTGTACGCGAGACTGCCCTCGCAGGAACAGCGGCGCGTCTTCGTCCCGATCCCGGAGAGGAAGGTCGTCGTGGCCACCAACGTCGCCGAGACGTCCGTCACGATCCCCGGGATCCGCTATGTCGTCGACACGGGGCTGGCCCGCATCTCGTACTACAACCCCCGCACGAGGACCTCGGGGCTGCCCGTCCGGCCTATTTCCCGGAGCAGCGCCGATCAGCGGGCGGGCCGCTGCGGCCGCGTGGAAAACGGCGTGTGCATCCGCCTCTATTCCCGCGAGGACTACGAGAGCCGACCCCTCTACACGCCGCCCGAGATCCTGCGCTCCAACCTCGCCGAGGTCATCCTCCGGATGCTCGCCCTGCGGATCGACGACCCCGCGGCCTTCCCCTTCGTGGACCCGCCCGCGCCGAAGAGCATCCGGGGCGGATACGACATCCTCGAGGAACTCGGCGCCATCGAGCGCGCGGATGACGGCAGCGGCGCGGCCCGCTGGCGTCTCACCGAGCGGGGCCGCCGGATGGCCCGGCTGCCGCTGGACCCCCGGATCGCGCGGATGATCCTCGAGTCCGAAAGGGAAGGCTGTCTTGAGGAAATCCTGGTTCTCGCTGCGGCGCTCGGCACCCAGGACCCGCGGGAGCGCCCCGCCGGGAAGGAGAAGGAGGCGGACGCCGCCCATGCCCGATTCGTCAACCCTGCATCGGACTTTCTCACCCTGCTGACCCTCTGGGGGCGCTTCCACGAAAACGCCCCGAACGCAAGATCCGCAGGGCGGCTCAGGCGGTTCTGCCGCGACCATTTCCTCTCCTTCCGGCGGATGAAGGAGTGGCGGGACGTCCACAGCCAGCTCAAGGAGATCGTCGAGGAGGAGGGCCCGGCGCCCCAGGAAAAGACCCGCGGCAAGACAGGCGGCGGCGATCCCCAGGCCTGGTACGGCCGGATCCACCGTGCGGTGCTCAGCGGCTACCTCTCGAACATCGCCGTGAAGAAGGAGAAGAACACCTACACCGCCGCGGGCGGGAGGCAGGTCGTGCTCTTTCCCGGTTCGGGCCTCTACAACCGCGGCGGCGACTGGATCGTGGCGGCGGAGCTCGTGGAGACGACCCAGCTCTTCGCCCGGACGGCCGCCAACATCGACCGGGACTGGCTCGAGCCCCTGGGCGGAAGCCTTTGCCGTTCCACCTATCTCAACCCCCGCTGGGACCGCAGGCGCGGCGAGGTGACGGCCACCGAGCGCGTGAGCCTCTACGGCCTCGTCATCGTCGAGGAGCGACGCGTCTCCTACGGCCGCATCGACCCCGCCGCGGCCACGCAGGTGTTCATCCGCGAGGCCCTCGTGCCCGGGGAGATCGACAGGCCCCCGGCTTTCCTCGCCCACAACCGCGCCCTCATCGAACGGGTGAGGGACATGGAAAACAGGCTCCGCAGGCGCACCCTGCTCGCCACGGACGACGTCCTGGCCGCCTTTTACGAGGAGAGGCTGCGGGACGTCTCCGATGTACGGACCCTCCAGAGGATCATCCGCGAGCGGGGGGGCGACGCCTTTCTCCGGATGACCGAGGAGGACGTGCTCCGTCAGGCCCCCGACCCCGGCGAGCTTGCCCTCTACCCCGATGCCCTGCAGGCGGGGAGGCTTTCGCTTCCCCTGAGCTATCGGTTCAGCCCGGGTGATGCCGCCGACGGCGTGACGCTGAAGCTCCCGGCCAGCGCGCTTGCCGGCCTCCGGGCCGAAATCCTGGAGCGGGCCGTGCCGGGACTGCTGCGCGAGAGGGTGACGGCCCTCCTCAAGGCCCTTCCCCGCGAGGTCAGGCGGCATCTCGTCCCGCTCCCGCAGTCGGCGGAGCTCATCGTGCGGGACGTCGAGAAAAGCAAAGGCCCGCTTCCGGCGGCCCTCTCGGAGAGCCTCAAGCGCCGGTTCCGGCTCGACGTGCCCCCCTCGGCATGGGACCTGGAGGGGCTTCCCGATCACCTCAAACTCCGCTATGCCGTCGTGGACGCCAAGGGGAAGGAGATCCGGTCGGCGAGGGACATCGAGTCCCTGCAGAGGGACCGCCTGGAAGAGCAGGCATCGCGGGCCTTCCACCGGGCGAAGGAGGCCTGGGAACGGACGGGGGTCACCCGCTGGGAGGCGCCGGGGCTGCCCGATGCAATCCCGGCGGAAATCCCGCTGGATGAACACAACGTCCTCGAGGGAGTCGCCTACCCGGCCCTCGTGCCGGCGGGCGAGGCCGTCGATCTGCGACTGCTGAGAGACCGCGGGGAGGCCGAGGCGGCGCACCGGGCCGGCGTCAGGACGCTTCTGGCCCTGCAATTCCGGAAGGAGCTCGGGGCGATTCGCCGCTGCCTCGCCCTGCGGGGCGAGATGAAGGTCTGGTCCGTCTACTTCGGGGGGGCCGCGGCCCTGGAGGACATCCTCCATCAGGGGCTGATCCGCCGCCTGCTCGAGAAGGATATCCGGACGCGACAGGATTTCGAGGATTACGCCCGTTCTCTGAGGCCGGTGCTGCTTCAAGCGCCCGGGCAGCTGCTCGCGCAGGTGGAACCCGTACTGCGCGCCTATCACGAAACACGCCAGGCCCTATCCGCCCTCGAGGCGGCAAACCGGGCAAACCGCAGCGTGACCGGTTTCCTCGGGGAGATGCGCGCCGAGCTCGACCGCATCGTCCCTCTTTCGTTCCTGGAGCGGTATGACCCGGATCGCCTCGCCCAGCTCCCCCGCTACCTCAAGGCGCTGCAGATCCGGGCGGACAGGGGCGCCGTCCATCTCGACCGGGACAGGGTCCGGGCCGCCGAGATCCGGCCCTTCGAGGAAAAACTCGAAGAGCTCCAGAAGGTTACCGTCCGCGGGGCGTCGCCTGAAAGGGTCAAGGCCGTCGAAGAGTACCGATGGATGGTCGAAGAGTACCGGGTGTCGGTCTTTGCCCAGGAGATCAGGACTCCCTACCCGGTGTCGCCGAAGCGGCTGCGCGAGAAACTGCGGCAGATCGAGCAAACGGCGTAAAAGATTTTGCTGGGATTTCGGGGGCGGATATAATAAAAGATAACGTTTTCAAGACCGGCGGTCCCCGGGTCGTGCCGGGGCGGCCGATGAGGACGGCGGGCCGTGGAAAAATCGATCCTGATCGTGGACGACGAGATCACCGTGCGTGAGATCTTCAAGGATTTCTTCGGCGCCGCCGGGTACCGGGTCCTGACGGCGGAAGGGGCCGACAACGCCATCGAGATCCTCAACGAACAGGATGTCGATGTGATCTTCCTCGACCTGCGCCTGTTCGGGACCAACGGGCTCGAACTGGGCCGCAGGATCCGGAGGGAAAAGCCCCTGTCCATCCTCTTTGCCATCACGGGGTGGGCCGGCCTCTTCGAGGTCGAGGAGTGCCGGGAGGCGGGC
Coding sequences:
- the hrpA gene encoding ATP-dependent RNA helicase HrpA; this translates as MRSKAKKGLRPLPSPSDRLKRLRARLHAVMRADRVALLREIGKLQSAKSPEGLEHAIDRLERRLERASAKKDRRRAGLPPVRYPAALPITARRADIVEAIRENPVVVITGETGSGKTTQIPKMCIEAGRGIDGRIGCTQPRRVAAVTVSQRIAEEMGEEPGRSVGYKIRFEERTSPEGFIKIMTDGILLMEAQADPHLNEYDTIIVDEAHERSLNIDFVLGMLKTLLRRRRDLKVVITSATIDTEKFSAAFGGAPIIEVSGRLYPVEIRYEPLEEDPEEVTHVEAAVRVVDDLLDGGGGGDILVFMPTEQDIRDACEMLEGRGRRGVKILPLYARLPSQEQRRVFVPIPERKVVVATNVAETSVTIPGIRYVVDTGLARISYYNPRTRTSGLPVRPISRSSADQRAGRCGRVENGVCIRLYSREDYESRPLYTPPEILRSNLAEVILRMLALRIDDPAAFPFVDPPAPKSIRGGYDILEELGAIERADDGSGAARWRLTERGRRMARLPLDPRIARMILESEREGCLEEILVLAAALGTQDPRERPAGKEKEADAAHARFVNPASDFLTLLTLWGRFHENAPNARSAGRLRRFCRDHFLSFRRMKEWRDVHSQLKEIVEEEGPAPQEKTRGKTGGGDPQAWYGRIHRAVLSGYLSNIAVKKEKNTYTAAGGRQVVLFPGSGLYNRGGDWIVAAELVETTQLFARTAANIDRDWLEPLGGSLCRSTYLNPRWDRRRGEVTATERVSLYGLVIVEERRVSYGRIDPAAATQVFIREALVPGEIDRPPAFLAHNRALIERVRDMENRLRRRTLLATDDVLAAFYEERLRDVSDVRTLQRIIRERGGDAFLRMTEEDVLRQAPDPGELALYPDALQAGRLSLPLSYRFSPGDAADGVTLKLPASALAGLRAEILERAVPGLLRERVTALLKALPREVRRHLVPLPQSAELIVRDVEKSKGPLPAALSESLKRRFRLDVPPSAWDLEGLPDHLKLRYAVVDAKGKEIRSARDIESLQRDRLEEQASRAFHRAKEAWERTGVTRWEAPGLPDAIPAEIPLDEHNVLEGVAYPALVPAGEAVDLRLLRDRGEAEAAHRAGVRTLLALQFRKELGAIRRCLALRGEMKVWSVYFGGAAALEDILHQGLIRRLLEKDIRTRQDFEDYARSLRPVLLQAPGQLLAQVEPVLRAYHETRQALSALEAANRANRSVTGFLGEMRAELDRIVPLSFLERYDPDRLAQLPRYLKALQIRADRGAVHLDRDRVRAAEIRPFEEKLEELQKVTVRGASPERVKAVEEYRWMVEEYRVSVFAQEIRTPYPVSPKRLREKLRQIEQTA
- a CDS encoding 4Fe-4S dicluster domain-containing protein, whose amino-acid sequence is MAHQRLKNAYHRLAERINQFPQGAPPSELLYGILRMLFSEREAELVSLLPIRPFDAKKAAAVWNMPEKKAAGVLDGLADRGILLDIERDGGRVYVLPPPMAGFFEFSMMRLRADLDQKALSELYYQYINVEEDFIKALFVAGKTQLGRVLVHEPALPTDSGLHVLDYERASRVIQTASHIGIAMCYCRHKMGHVGRACDAPMDICMTFNRAADSLIRHGIVRPVTAAECMGLLETAYEHNLVQFGENVQRQVSFICNCCGCCCEAMIAARKFVHLHPVHTTNFLPVVDGSKCTGCGLCVGVCPVGAVALRSAADPKKRTKKKAAVDDDACLGCGVCVRSCKTGAMALASRPERVITPVDSARRLILMALERGKLQNLIFDTQALLSHRVMAAILGAVLRLPPVKRALASTQMNSRYLDRLIEHYDEYRLAERNEA
- a CDS encoding response regulator; the protein is MEKSILIVDDEITVREIFKDFFGAAGYRVLTAEGADNAIEILNEQDVDVIFLDLRLFGTNGLELGRRIRREKPLSILFAITGWAGLFEVEECREAGFDDFFIKPVEFGMLEKAVADAFERVERWRKR